Part of the candidate division WOR-3 bacterium genome, CCAATCTGCATAGCCGAGTGAACTCGATACGATATCGGCTCCCTGTGCTTCACACCATTCAAGGCCCGCAATGTAAGTGTCCTCTTCCACAGGGAATTCGTATGATGTATCCGGATTCTCGGTTTTTGCGACAATGAATTGGGCGCCCGGTGCTACACCGATATAACGACCGCTGAAATATCCTCCAACGAGTGCAAGCATTTCTGTTCCGTGTCTTGGATAATAATAGTCAGGATCAGTGACTGAATAGCCGTCGGTTATCGAATCACCTCTAACACTGGAGAATCGAACGATTTGCGCCTCAGGCGCAGCAAGTGTTGGCAAGTATGCGAATAGTGTGCTCATCGAATCAATACCACCGAAGGTAGTACCATTGTCATTTGATGTTCTTGAGTATATTCTACCGGCTGATTCCCATGTGACTGTTAGCGTATTGCTTGTTCTTGCCAGGGATATCTTGCCGATCGCATTTATTTCTGGTGTCAGGAAAAGATGTGTAGTAAAGGTTTCTCCGAAATCCTCAGATCTCGCGAATAGCACGCGAAACAGCGGGTCATTGGAAGTGTCCTTCCATATTGCATATATCGTGTCTCCTGCGGTGATCGCTTCAGCATCTTTGCCGGTTGTCGTGAACGTCTGGTTGAAAGTTGTCGGAGGTATGGCTGATTTTGTGAAGTACAGTGTGTTCGTTGGTGAAACGTGATAGAATATGCCGATCGCAGAATTACCCGTAACCATCTTTGGCGCCCGGATATTCATGGGGGAAGATTCAATCACCGATTCCTGTGGAAATCCGGATATTGTGCCTCGTTTGAGCAGTAAGAAAGTTGTGTCGCTATCGCTGTCTTTACTGTGATATGCCACGTATACGGTATCACCCACCCTAATCGAGCTTGGTTCCCTGCGCGGCGGGTCGCCGAGGGGCATTGATTGGACGAGGATAGTATCAGTGTGCACCAGGTATTTCAGGCCGTAGCGGTCGCGGTAGAACACGAACATCGTATCACCTCCACAGGCGTCCAGTTCCACTACCCAGTTGTTGTAATAGTTTGTCAACTTAATGAGGTTGGGTGACCATGTCTGACCGTTATCGGTTGAATATGTGTAGAGCAGGTCACGAACCGGGTCATTATATTGTAGCGTGTCTCCGGAAAGGAACAAATTGTAGCGGCTGCTTGTTCTGCGAAATATCAGATCACTGAAAGTACCGTATTTCGGAGTTATGGGCATGTTGTTCATCCAAATTTGGTCTCCACCAAGAAAATCATATTCGGCGATGACGTTCACATTGTTCACTGCGATATGTGTGCGTCTTAATCCGGTATCAAGAAATCCAACTCTGACATTGGAGCCGAATATGCCCATATCATGAATACGTTCGATACCGAACATCTGCGACTGTCTATAGGTCAATCCATAAATTGCCGTATCCTGAACCGTCGCTTCAGCTTCCAGGGGCGCGCGGAAAGGTGCAACCCTGGTGATTTTGTGCACAAAATCGAGCTGTGCGATCTGGTCGATATCTTCGATGGCAATGAGAAAACTCGCGGCATTGAGCCATTTTGAACAGGTGATCAGTAACCCTCCATTGGCCTCAACTTCTGCGATGTAATCTTCGTATACCGGGATATCTGCATAGTCGGTCACGCCCCGGCGCAGTGCCCTCCGCTGCCTGGCCGCGTCTGTCAACTGCGTCCGCACAACCCTGATCGCCGCATCGTAATCTTCCACGGTGATATTCTTGTCGGTGAAGTAGACCCAGGCTCTGACATGAGCATCCGTGTAGCACCTGGGATCAACTTTGTTCTGGAGCGGTGCCTGATAGTCATACATCACTCCCACCAGAAGTAAAAAAGTTAACATCAATCCTCCTTTTTATCCCAAATTAATACAAATTCAATCAGTAAATATTATAATCGATCGTTTTTCCTCTCTTCCTGAAAGGTAGTGCGAGAAGCAGACCGGCAACAAAGCCTCCGATGTGGGCAAAATACGCCACGCCGCCGCGTGCTCCGAGAGAAGAAACTCCAATAAGAAATTGGTACAAGAACCATATGCCGAGAAAGATAAAAGACGGCAGATATGATATTCTCAAAAAGAACCCGAGGGGGATGAGCGCGAGGACCCGTGCTTTGGGGAACAGCAGTATATATGCACCAAGAACACCGGACACTGCTCCGCTTGCACCGATCATCGGGATCTTCGAACCCGGATCAATGGCACTTTGCAGTAGCGCCGCGGCAATACCGCAGGCAAAATAGAACAATATGAACTTCGCGTGTCCCATCCGGTCCTCGACATTATCTGCAAAGATCCAGAGAAAAAGCATATTCCCGAGAATATGCATGATGCTGTCGGCGTGGATGAACATGCTGGTAAAAAGCCTCATATAGCTTTCAATACCGGTCGGATGAAACAGCAGATAAGGGACGACGCCGAACTGCCGGACGAAATCGTTGAGCTCAGCCCCAAGTGATATTTCATAAAGGTAAACGAGGATGTTGGCCGTGAGAATGGCGTAGACAACGACCGGTCTGGTATGCGATTTCAGGTCATCTTTCAGGGGTAGCATATATTCTCCCTATCTGGCAAACAGCCCAGGCAGCGATTGCCTTTCCCTCACCGATTTCGCCCATTCCTTCATTTGTCTTTCCCTTTATGGAGATCGCATCGCTTGAGATGTTGATCGCGTTGGCAATGGTGGTTTTCATTTGTTCGATATGTGGCAGGATTCTGGGTGCTTCTGCTATGACAACAGTGTCAATATGTTTCACCATGTATCCTGTATTTTTCAGGAACTTGCTCACTGATTTCAGTAGCTTCAGGCTCGAGATGTCCTTGTAGCGGTTGTCATCGGGCGGGAAATGTCTTCCGATATCACCTAAATTGGCAGCTCCCAGTAGTGCATCGCATATGGCATGGATCAGTACATCGCCGTCTGAATGTCCCGCAAGTCCTTTTGGAAAATCGATTTTCACGCCGCCCAAAAATAACTGCCTTTTGGGCACGAGCTGATGTATGTCATAGCCGATTCCAACCATCAATAATTCTACTCGGGACGCGCATCAAAGTCAAGAACTAGTGCCTTTTGCGCTTGCCGAGTAGTATGATGTCACGCAGGTCTTCGGTCGTTCCTGCTTTGTGCCACGTTTTGTCAAAATCAGGGTCTTGTGATATCTGAGCAATTGCCATCAGTGCTCTCAGATGTGATCGGCGTCTGTCTTGAGTGCCGACCAGCACGAAGATGATGTGGACTGGTTCAGGCGCATCGGGGAATATTATACCTTCCTTAGCGCGCACAAGTAGCACATCGAATTTATCTTTTCCCTCGATGATGATATGTGGGATCGCCAATCCCGGCCTCAATGCCGTGCAGGATTGTTTCTCGCGTTCAATGAAGAGTTGAACGAATTTTGCCTTTTCAACACCCAGTCGATTGCTCAATTGCTCAGAGGCTATTTGTACAAAATCATCAAATTGCAGGGTTTTTTCGAAATCGAGTACTACGGCTTCTTTGATCAAATGGTCGAAGTCATCCTCGATTATCTCTTCTCGTTCTTTCACTACTTCGCGTAATTCCTCGCGTAGTGTATCTGTCGCGATCTGTCTGTCGGTAACACGTTCGACTATGCACATGAGCGCCGATTCTCTTGTTATCTTCGGCCGTACGTATAGCAAGTACCAGATTAGTGCAGCGGCGATGAATGTCGCTGTCATCGCGAGCGTTAGAACGCCCATGTCAGCGATGAGAAAAAGATAGCCAAGGATGCCGGCGATCTGGATATACGGGTAAAAGGGTGCATGGAAACTTGGCTGATAGTTCTGAAGCCGACTCTCGCGCATTACTATCACCGCAAGATTTGCCGAAATGTACAGGAGGAGCAGCATGGTCGAGGCGGCTTTTATCAGCACCTCGAGATCGAGAAATAGTATTGTGATGATCATAATAGAGGAGGTTACTATTATCGCGATATGCGGTGTCTTGAATTTTTTGCTTATTTTGGAGAAGAAGTGGGGCAGAATTTCGTCGCGGCTCATCGCAAGCGGATAGCGAGATGCAGACATGATCCCCGCGTTGGCGGTTGAAATGAATGCCAGAAGAGCGGCAATAGCAGTAACAACGATGCCACCCATTCCCCAGAATGTTTTTGCTCCGGCGGAAATCGGCGTGAGAGATGTTCTTAACGATTCTGGATCGAGTATGCCTACGGTCACGAAAGCCACGGCGACATAGAGGCCGAGAACCATTATGTACGCGAGCATCATCCCGAGCGGCACTGTTGTTTTTGGGTTCTTGATCTCCTCGGCAACGCTCGCGACCTTGGTGAGTCCACCAAAAGAGATGAACACAAGCCCGGCAGTGGAAAGTACGCGGCCAAAACCATAGGGTGTGAAATTGTCGAGACGGTCCGGATGCACATTCGTGAAACCTACGATCACGTAGAGACAGAGAATGACAAACAGTGCTACAACGAGGAGGATCTGAGTTCTGCCGGCCTCCTTTATGCCTAAGAGATTTACCATCATGAAGAAAAGGCATAATATGACCGCTATTGCCTTGATTGCCGGAATGCTGAGACCGGGGTTGATCAGCAGTGCGAATATTCCCATCCCCATCAATGCAAACGCCGTCTTCAGACTCAGTGACAGCCAGCTTGCCATCCCGGCAACCGTGCCCGGAGCAAAACCCATGCTTCTTGTTATGTAGAAATAGTCGCCGCCTGCTTTGGGCATGGCAGTTACCAGCTCTGCTTTGCTGAGCAGCGCCGGTATAACGAGCACCCCGGCGATTATGTACGAAAGGATCATGGCCGGCCCAGCTTTGGCAAATGCGATGCCGGGCAGCACAAACAACCCGGAACTAATCATGGCTCCGGACGCGATAGCGAACACTTCGAAAAGGCCGAGTTCCTTTTTCAGAGCCATATCAACCCTTTTGTTTTCAGGAACACATTTTTCTGAGCTGAATAATCTGCTCGGGTGATCCGAATCCGATTAGGGTGTCGCCCGGATTGATTATACTGTCCGAACTTGGATTGAAAGTCAATTTGTTCAGTTCTGCAGACTTCAACGCAGGAATGACGATTCCGATCTTTCTGGATATTTCTGTTTCTTTCAGTGTTTTACCGGCGATCGCTGAGCCCGTTTTCACAGTCACTTCATCGAGCAGGAGGTTGAGGTGTTGTCCACGTAGTATCGTATCGAGAAAAGACATGACCGTTGGCCTCAGTGCAGCCGCGGCAAGGTGTATCCCGCCGATCTTCTCCGGAGAAAATACGTAGTCGGCGCCCGCCTTTCTTAGTTTATCGATGGATGCTGCCTCAACGGCGCGCGATATGATGCGTAATTTTGGATTCAGAGATCGCGCGGTCAGACAAATGTATAGGTTATCCGCGTCATTTCCCAATGCGGCTATGATACCTTTGGCATTCTTGATCCCCGCGTACTTCAATACTTCATCATGGGTTGCATCACCTGTAAAGTAGAGTATCTTCGGATTTTCCCTGACGAATTTCTCGAGGACCTCCTGTTCTCTATCTATCAGGACAAAAGGCTCATCGGCACTGATGAATTCCTGTATAATATCTTCGCCGACTGCGCCCACCCCGCAAATCACAAAATGATCTTTCATTTTCGAAATTCTCTGCTGCATTCCTTGCCTCCTGAATATCTCGCCGAACGTTCCCTCCATGATTGAAGAGAAGATGAAGTTAGCACCTGTTGCGATGAGCAAAATGCCGCTGATTATTAGGGCGGCGGTGAAGATCCGCCCTGCCTCGCTTAACGGCCTCACTTCTCCGTATCCAACCGTCGATACAGTGATGATGGTCATATAAACTGCTTCATTGAATGACCATCCTTCGATGACCATATATCCAACCGTTCCCCCGAAAAAAACCGCAACGATTGCCATTACTATGATAGCTACGCGTCTGTGGATCATCTATTTAATTATACTTTTTATCTTTATGCCTGTCAACAATAACTGGAATCCATACTTGAAAGTTGAACATAAATGTGTATTATTGGGCATGGTGGAAAACGGCGAAATCGTTGTCAACGGTATACACAAAGTATTCAAGAAGGGCAAGCCAGATGAAGTCCGGGCAGTGGACGGCATTAGTTTTAATATCAACAAAGGCGAGCTATTTGGCCTGCTGGGTCCCAATGGTGCCGGTAAGACGACACTCATAAAGTGTATCTCGACTCTCTTGATCCCCGACAGTGGATCAGTGGAGGTCGGCGGTTACGATATCTGCCGTGAGCCGGTTGAGGTGAGACGGCATATTGGAGTGTTGACCGGAGGCGAGCGTTCCCTCTATTGGAAACTCACTCCGGTCGAGAATCTGCGTTATTTTGCTGCTCTCTATGGTGTGCCCCGCAAGGTCACGAAAGAACGAATCGGGTATCTCCTTGAGTTAATGGGGTTGAAGGATAAGTCGAAGGTCCGGGTCGAGAAACTATCTTCGGGGATGAAGCAGAAGTTGTCCCTGGCCAGGGTTCTGGTCCATGACCCGCCGATACTGCTCGTGGACGAACCAACACTGGGTCTTGATCCTTATTTCGCACGTTTCATCAGGGATTTTGTGAAGAATGAACTTAACAAGAGACTCAAAAAGACGATTCTCCTGACCACTCATTATATGGATGAAGCCGATGAACTGTGTGAGCGGATCGCTTTTATGAATCGTGGCAAGATCGAGGCCATGGATACTCCAAATCGGTTGAAGCAGAGCATGCCACAGAAACAGGTGCTGGAAATAAAATGTCGGGGCACGATCGAGAAAGAAATGTTTGAAAACATCGAGGGCGCAGCTAGCATCAATATTTCACATGGAGAGGGATTCGCTTATCTGAGGTGGAATACGGACAATTCGGAAATGATCCTGGGTAATATCATTGAACTCGTGCGGGAAAAGGCAAAGATATTTTCCGTGCGTGTGACCGTGCCTACCCTCGAAGACGTTTTTGTGCATCTGACAGGCGCAAGCCTAAAAGACGGATGAGATTAGCCGGACAAAATAAACGATAACGAGAATTATGTGGGTGATAGTCGAGGAAGTGAGAAAGAGCGTCAGAATACTGCTCGCATACCCTGCTGAAGTTATATTCTGGATATTTTCACCGCTGTTATGGGTGATCCCGCTTGTATTTCAGGGCAAGGCATTGGTCGGTGCTTTCAGCAGTACCCAGTTCGGCAGGCTTGCGGGTACTGATGAGTTCATCCCATATGTGCTAATCGGCGCGATCATAAGTACATATATGTTCTCTGCAGTGTGGAGCATGGGTAATTCGTTTCGAGATGAAACATACTACGGAACGCTCGAACACATTCTGTCATCCCCTGCGCGTCCGGCCTACATTCTCATAGGAAAAGGTTTGTACAACTCGATTCTATCTACCTCTTTTGTCATAGTGCAACTGCTTATCTGCGTTTTTATTTTTGGTCTGGACATCACACTGGTCAAGATCCTGCCAATCTTCATGTTTCTGCTTTTACTCATTGTTGGTCTTTACGGTATCGGTTTCATGGCTGCCGCGCTCACCCTTCTTGTAAAGGAAGCCCACGGTTTGTTACACATGTTTGAGTACATACTTTTTCTATTTTCACCGATCCGCTATCCAGTCGAAGTGAATCCCATAACGAAAGCGATCAGTGTTTTTATACCGCTCACTTATGCACTCATTGCCCTTCGCGGTCTTATGCTCAACATCGAATTCAACTTTCTCAAGAACAGCATCATTCTGCTCGGAATTGACTGCGTGTTGATCCCCCTTGGTCTGGTTATCTTCCATTACGTTGAGAAGCGGACAAAGACCAGAGGTACGCTGTCAGACTATTAGTATATGGCATTGAAGCAGGGTCATAAAGGATTAGTCAAGACGTTCTTACACTATCTCCGTGCCGTGAACGCGGAGAATATCAAGGAATGGAAGATTGAATTGACCTACAAACCTGATTTTATCCGGCAATTCATCGAGCCTTTTGTGTATCTGTTTCCTTATTTTTTGTATGGTTTTGCTCTGCTCGGTGGTCGGTACTCAGAGCATCTGAGAAGCCTCACCGGGATAAGTGATATGGTTGCCTATACGTTCATTGGCTACTTGTTCATAGGCTTCTTGAACACCGCATGTTGGGCGATGGGTTTCTCGTTGCGTAAGGAACAATGGTTTGGTACTCTTGAAACGATCTTCGTCGCACCGGTCCCGCGTTGGGTTTATGTGGCTGGGATGGCTCTCCATTCAACATGCCACCAGGGGTTGATAATGCTCATTCAAGCGGTGGTGATCGCTACTTTCTTCGCAATCGTCCTTCACATGAGCGGCATTTTCATGGCGCTGCTGATCGTTCTGCTGATGTTGCTTGGTTTGTACGGGCTGGGCATTATTGTCGCTGGTTTGACGATCGCACTCAAACAGTGGTGGGTCGTTTCAGAAGCGCTCTCGACGCTCATCGTCGTCGTAACCCCGATCGCGTATCCGCTTGCGGTATTACCGTTTGTATTGCGTAAGATATCGATGTTCCTACCGACCACTTATGGCATCATCGGGGTCCGGCATCTCCTGCTGGGCGAGGAACTTGTTATTGGCCTGCCGGCGATCTTCTTGCGTCTCTTCGTGATATTAGTTGTTTGGTTGACATTCGGGATGATCGTATTTCTGGTCATGGACCGGTATGGCCGTAAGAAAGGTTCACTTTCCATATATTAAGAGGAGGAGAAGATGAATAGCATTGTCACGATAGAATTTGTGCTATACCTGGCATTGATCATGGGGATTGGACTGTATTTTGCCAGGAAGAAGATGACCCAGGCTGATTTTCACCTCGGCGGTAAGAAGATTCCCGGCTGGGCACTTGCTCTTTCGGAAAGAGCGACCGGCGAATCGGCCTGGTGTCTGCTCGGGTTAACTGGTTTTGCATTTGCCGCCGGCCTTTCATCGGTGTGGATCGCTGTCGGGTGTGTGGCAGGTATCACTGTTTCCTGGCTCTGGCTGGCAAAAGAATTCAGACGGGAACGCGATAAATACGATACCCTGACGCTGCCCGATTACCTGGCTACGAAATATGCAAGTAGGGGTAAATTCATAAGATGGTTCTCCAGTATCATCATCATTTTCTTCTTTGTCCTCTATGTGGCGGCACAGTTCAGCGGCGGCGGTAAGACGTTGAACATCACATTCGGCATTCCGGTCACATGGGGGATCATTATTTCTGCGGTCGTTGTTATTCTATATGCGATGGCAGGGGGTTTCTTGTCTGTGGTCTGGACCGATGTAGTACAGGCTATTCTGATGATCATAACACTGGTAGTAACACCCATCGTGGCGCTCATTGCCATTGCGCAGAGTAATATATCAATCCCCGGAGCTCTGACTGTTGCCGGAGGTGGTTTGGATTCCTGGACCGGCGGTGCGGTCGGATTTGCCGCGGGGACCTTAATATTCAACAATTTTTCCTGGTTCTTCGGGTATTTGGGCGGACAGCCGCAGCTCGATGCACGCTGGATGGCAATGCGATCTGACCGGGATGTCAAGATCGGCGCGGCAGTTGCGATCACCTGGACACTACTTGCTTATGCCGGAGCGATCACACTTGGTATTGCGGCGATTGCGCTTTTCGGCGCGGGCGTGGTCTCTGATCCTGAACAGATCCTTCCGTTTATGCTATTGAAACTCATGCCTCCCTGGCTTGCGGGTATTCTCCTCGCCGGTGCGGTTGCGGCAATGATGTCGACTGCGGATTCGCAGTTATTGATTGCGACATCATCGATCAGCGAAGACATCGTGCACAAAGCATTGCGCAGGGACTTTGACGATCGGAAGCTGGTTATGATCTCACGTATTACGATCCTTGTCGTCGGATTGATCGCACTCGTCATGGCATTTACTTCAAAGAGTCTGATCTACACTATAGTCAGCTGGGCCTGGGCAGGTATCGGATGTTCTTTTGCCCCGGCCGTCATTCTATCGTTCTTCTGGAAGAAATTCAACTCGCGTGGCGTTATTGCTTCGCTCGTCTCGGGTTTTGTTACGACCATTATCTGGATGACCACGGGTCTCGATTCTATCTTCACCGCACGAGCCGCAACATTTATTATCGCCTTTGTTTGTGCTGTGGTCGTTACTCTCTGGAAATCAGACAGAGACTAACAGCGCACGCTATTTTGTATACCGGAATTCCCTGCCTATTGATATATAGTAATTAACGCGAGCTCCGATAAAATTTTCTTCATCGGTTTCGCCAATTCCCATAACGACGGTGAACGGACCGATCGGTGTATTGGTTCTGACGCCAATGCCTGCACCCCAGTGAAGTTCTGATGCCGGGTTCTCGTTCCGGATAAGATCATCAAGACGTTCAAATGTAGCGACGTTGGAAACCAACTGCAAATATACTGGGTAATCTTTCTGGTCCAGCAGGTTGAGTATCCTGTATTCAAGACCGAGATGCAAGATGGTACGGTTCTTGGTCGTGAAGAATCCATTTTCGTATCCGGTGAGATTACTGCCGCCTGTATGATAATAGTAATCCCATGCCGGATCGCCGTGAGAGAATCCCAGGTTCAATCCCGGATTGATCAATACACGTGAGGACAATGGTATATAGTGATCAAATGAAAAATCGATCCGGATGAAATCAGAGGAAGCTTTTAACCTTTCTGTAGAATATATGATTTCTGTTTTATATGATGAACCTTTATTGGGCAAATGCAGATCGTCGTAAGTGTTGTACTCCATCCGGAAAGTTGGTCCAACTATCCATTCATTCTCTGGTATCGAATCGAAGACCGGTATTTGTGGCAATCTGTGAATCGCTTCCCGTGCCGTAATGCCGAAGTTGAAAAAAGCATTGCGTCCGAGTATATACCCTGCCTCAATCAACGCTCCATGGTAGGTTGTAGTATAAGCTGTCAACCAGGTATTATTCTCGAAAAAAGGTCTATCTATGGATCCCCGGAAGATATCGATCCGGTAGCCCATCGGGACGGCGAATAGCCGGGTGCCTGTTAATCCGAGTCTTACGGCACGTGGATTGCCGAGATTGAGCGCGCCGCGTATGCTCGCTCCGGTTCCCCATAGGTTGCTTTGTCCACCCTCAATGCCAAGGATGAGATTGTCGCTGTTGTCATATCGAACACCCAGTGCGTAGAATCCATATTCAGACTCTTTGGTTTGGTAGATAACTTCAACCGAATCTTCGCCGTGAAATATCAGTCTGTAATTTATGTCCGAGAACAAACCTGTGTTGTATAGCGAGATCATATCTCTGTGCAGCAATTGAAAATCGAGTTTCATGCCTTTCTTCGTCCTCACGAGATGGCTTATAGTCGAAGAACCGGTGACTTCAAGACCTTCAAATCGAATACCGCTTACGAAAGGCAAGGGACGACGCGTTATCCCGTTGGGCTTTACATATGCCTTTCTACCATTCAACTTAGCTCTTATCTCAGGTAATGCAGCTTCCGCTGCTTTTTCGCCGGCCGCGATCAGTTCACGGGCACGGTTGAAGTCCGATGACATGAAAGGATCGACATTCGGTTCAATAACAATATCCGTAAGCTGCAATTGTGCACGGTAATCGCAGATATTTATTAGATCCATTGTGCGTGAAATTACGTCTATCAAACCTTCGTTGTTCGATCTTTGTTTGTTACGGATAGTTGTACTTGCTATGATCAGATCGGGCTCGAATTCAAGCAGAGGCTGAACCGGAAGAAACTGCTGGACACCGCCATCA contains:
- a CDS encoding patatin-like phospholipase family protein produces the protein MISIFIITAFFVSLVPSPDTKDGDTSQVRIGYALSGGAALGFAHIGVLKVLEREGIHPCCIVGNSMGSLVGGVYAAGYTAAEIESIAVNADFSKLFSSSVPFGALYLPERQQNQRYILVLGHKKFVPTLPSGLISLQNVEFLLMNLLSEIEFDTYYDFDSLPIPYRAIAVDLTSGDLITMKNGRLEQAIRASIAIPGVFSPETIDTLELIDGGVQQFLPVQPLLEFEPDLIIASTTIRNKQRSNNEGLIDVISRTMDLINICDYRAQLQLTDIVIEPNVDPFMSSDFNRARELIAAGEKAAEAALPEIRAKLNGRKAYVKPNGITRRPLPFVSGIRFEGLEVTGSSTISHLVRTKKGMKLDFQLLHRDMISLYNTGLFSDINYRLIFHGEDSVEVIYQTKESEYGFYALGVRYDNSDNLILGIEGGQSNLWGTGASIRGALNLGNPRAVRLGLTGTRLFAVPMGYRIDIFRGSIDRPFFENNTWLTAYTTTYHGALIEAGYILGRNAFFNFGITAREAIHRLPQIPVFDSIPENEWIVGPTFRMEYNTYDDLHLPNKGSSYKTEIIYSTERLKASSDFIRIDFSFDHYIPLSSRVLINPGLNLGFSHGDPAWDYYYHTGGSNLTGYENGFFTTKNRTILHLGLEYRILNLLDQKDYPVYLQLVSNVATFERLDDLIRNENPASELHWGAGIGVRTNTPIGPFTVVMGIGETDEENFIGARVNYYISIGREFRYTK